A genomic segment from Streptomyces antibioticus encodes:
- a CDS encoding very short patch repair endonuclease, with amino-acid sequence MAVRDPAVTSRIMAAVPNRNTRPEVTLRKALWRRGLRYRVRTTLPGKPDITFPGARLAVFVDGDFWHGNAWKIRGLPSFEAQFDRMNNPDFWRAKLRKNMTRDAEVNTTLTQAGWTVYRVFESRLKRDLDEVVEEIFQLIHARTSQ; translated from the coding sequence GTGGCCGTGCGTGACCCCGCGGTGACCAGTCGCATCATGGCTGCCGTGCCAAATCGGAACACTAGGCCTGAGGTCACGCTCAGGAAGGCGCTGTGGCGTCGCGGCCTCCGCTACCGCGTCCGCACCACACTCCCAGGCAAGCCTGACATCACGTTCCCCGGCGCGAGGCTGGCGGTGTTCGTAGACGGCGACTTCTGGCACGGCAACGCCTGGAAAATACGAGGACTGCCCAGCTTCGAAGCGCAGTTCGACCGCATGAACAATCCAGACTTCTGGCGCGCTAAACTGCGCAAGAACATGACACGCGATGCCGAGGTGAATACTACGCTGACTCAGGCCGGTTGGACGGTCTACCGAGTCTTCGAGTCGCGGCTGAAGCGAGACCTTGACGAAGTCGTGGAGGAAATTTTCCAGCTAATTCACGCCCGTACGTCTCAGTAA